The following are from one region of the Cyanobium gracile PCC 6307 genome:
- a CDS encoding DUF2811 domain-containing protein, protein MPRPRTLPLDGAESLVSLRAEVPAPLLEAMREFIEQHPNWDQYRLFQAALAGFLVQNGIRNRGVTRCYLANLFPGHQAFSAPAA, encoded by the coding sequence ATGCCCCGCCCGAGAACACTGCCACTGGATGGGGCCGAGTCTCTGGTGAGCCTGCGGGCGGAGGTGCCCGCGCCGCTGCTGGAGGCCATGCGGGAGTTCATCGAGCAGCACCCGAACTGGGACCAGTACCGGCTGTTCCAGGCCGCCCTGGCGGGGTTTCTCGTGCAGAACGGGATCCGCAACCGCGGGGTGACCCGCTGCTACCTCGCCAACCTGTTTCCCGGCCACCAGGCCTTCTCCGCGCCGGCGGCCTGA
- a CDS encoding EVE domain-containing protein — protein MAWWLMKSEPDVYGIHHLQAEGTTLWDGIRNYQARNFMRAMQIGDHAFFYHSNTSPPGIVGLMEVIETGLVDPSQFDAASKYFDPASKPEAPRWDCVRLAYRATFPAMLSLEDLREQFSVEDLAVVRRGNRLSILPVSDASAARLFRLLGVEPDA, from the coding sequence ATGGCCTGGTGGTTGATGAAGAGCGAGCCGGACGTCTACGGCATCCACCACCTGCAGGCGGAGGGCACCACCCTCTGGGACGGCATCCGCAATTACCAGGCCCGCAACTTCATGCGCGCCATGCAGATCGGTGATCACGCTTTCTTCTACCACTCCAACACCAGCCCCCCGGGTATCGTCGGCCTGATGGAAGTGATCGAGACGGGGCTGGTGGATCCCAGCCAGTTCGATGCCGCTTCCAAGTACTTCGATCCGGCCTCCAAGCCGGAGGCCCCGCGCTGGGACTGCGTCCGCCTCGCCTACCGCGCCACCTTTCCGGCGATGCTGAGCCTGGAGGACCTGCGGGAGCAGTTCAGCGTTGAGGACCTGGCGGTGGTGCGCCGGGGCAATCGGCTCTCGATCCTGCCGGTGAGCGACGCCAGCGCCGCCCGGCTGTTCCGCCTGCTGGGGGTGGAGCCGGACGCCTGA
- a CDS encoding DUF1818 family protein encodes MEVCEGPGWRLVVDPARWPFTALIGGDGWATELTAAELRALQLAAARLTAQHRAMANVLMAEEAVAMEVELPIGDPEAGEGGSLWLGLDGDRHRWTLQLVLTPAPGGRGIEGGWSAAASEAFSAALERLRPAEQGAGDQDW; translated from the coding sequence GTGGAAGTCTGCGAGGGCCCGGGCTGGCGGCTGGTGGTGGATCCGGCCCGGTGGCCCTTCACCGCCCTGATCGGGGGGGACGGCTGGGCCACTGAACTGACCGCCGCCGAACTGCGCGCCCTGCAGCTGGCCGCCGCGCGCCTCACCGCCCAGCATCGGGCCATGGCCAACGTCCTGATGGCGGAGGAGGCCGTTGCCATGGAGGTGGAGCTGCCGATCGGGGACCCCGAAGCCGGCGAGGGGGGATCCCTGTGGCTGGGCCTGGACGGCGACCGGCACCGGTGGACCCTGCAGCTGGTGCTCACCCCCGCCCCGGGAGGCCGGGGCATTGAAGGGGGCTGGAGCGCCGCCGCCAGTGAGGCGTTCAGCGCCGCGCTGGAGCGCCTGAGACCCGCTGAGCAAGGGGCCGGGGATCAGGATTGGTGA
- a CDS encoding ferredoxin-thioredoxin reductase variable chain, which yields MEPGDQVRVCRSVVVYNHPQHRGEAFDMEGQQGEVLNVLNDWKGRPISPTLPVVVAFGKFRAHFRADELAAV from the coding sequence ATGGAGCCAGGCGATCAGGTCAGGGTGTGCCGCAGTGTGGTCGTCTACAACCACCCCCAGCACCGGGGGGAGGCCTTTGACATGGAGGGGCAGCAGGGCGAGGTGCTCAACGTGCTGAACGACTGGAAGGGGCGCCCCATCAGTCCGACCCTGCCCGTGGTGGTGGCCTTCGGCAAGTTCCGGGCCCATTTCCGCGCCGACGAGCTCGCCGCCGTCTGA
- a CDS encoding DNA-directed RNA polymerase subunit omega has translation MPSSELNAKELAQRGESLIRHSSNRYLTTVRIAFRAKQRRFDDFDGLLDDSMIKPVQRAIIELSDEQDQPDLLPG, from the coding sequence ATGCCGAGCAGCGAACTCAACGCCAAGGAACTGGCCCAGCGGGGGGAGAGCCTGATCCGTCACTCCTCCAACCGTTACCTGACCACCGTTCGCATCGCTTTCCGGGCCAAGCAGCGTCGCTTCGACGATTTCGACGGCCTGCTCGACGACTCGATGATCAAACCGGTCCAGCGGGCCATCATCGAACTCAGCGACGAGCAGGACCAGCCCGACCTGCTGCCCGGCTGA
- a CDS encoding Hsp70 family protein produces the protein MSGTLAIDLGSSTTVVAWQDRQGPPGLLPLPPYSCGDPCVVPSLLWLETPDAERPLIGRQVLEADLADGDHPGLCRDFKRRIGGPASAPQPGWLSAERAGSLLLEGLWRALPAGLVPERLVLTAPIETYRGYRAWLERASRDLAVPELALVDEPTAAAIGAGLPPGSRVLVVDMGGGTIDLSLVALEGGEGRAAPIAQLLRFAGRDLTRSGQSLRCARVIGKAGVALGGRDIDRWIAAHLCPEGPVDGALLQLAERIKCQLSEAPEARQIQAMAGSFRELTLTRPAFERLLEERGLLQLLDGLLEAVLAAARREGLGLGAIDAVLPVGGSSRIPLIRHWLEVRCPGVPLRGERPVEAVALGALALTPGVRVRDVLARGVSLRCWDRRSGAHRWHPLFVAGQSWPTEQPLELVLACSQDGQEELELVLGEPLPEERAEVVFEAGLPVLRERPAGAAPVRPWSASPLTIPLDSPGQRGVDRLRLRFSIDAQARLLVTWDDLEAAADGGRSEPRPLGPVR, from the coding sequence ATGAGCGGAACCCTCGCCATCGACCTGGGCAGCAGCACCACCGTGGTGGCCTGGCAGGACCGCCAGGGCCCCCCCGGCCTGCTGCCCCTGCCGCCCTACAGCTGCGGTGACCCGTGCGTGGTGCCCAGCCTGCTGTGGCTGGAGACCCCCGACGCCGAACGGCCCCTGATCGGCCGGCAGGTGCTCGAGGCGGACCTGGCCGATGGCGACCACCCCGGCCTCTGCCGGGACTTCAAGCGCCGGATCGGCGGGCCGGCGTCCGCCCCGCAGCCGGGCTGGCTCAGTGCCGAGCGGGCCGGTTCCCTGCTGCTGGAGGGGCTGTGGCGGGCCCTGCCGGCGGGGCTGGTGCCGGAGCGGCTGGTGCTCACCGCCCCGATCGAGACCTACCGGGGCTACCGGGCCTGGCTGGAGCGGGCCAGCCGCGACCTGGCGGTGCCCGAGCTGGCGCTGGTGGACGAGCCCACCGCCGCCGCCATCGGCGCCGGCCTGCCCCCCGGCAGCCGGGTGCTGGTGGTGGACATGGGCGGCGGCACGATCGATCTCTCCCTGGTGGCCCTGGAGGGCGGCGAGGGGCGGGCGGCGCCGATCGCCCAGCTGCTGCGCTTCGCCGGCCGGGACCTGACCCGCAGCGGCCAGAGCCTGCGCTGCGCCCGGGTGATCGGCAAGGCGGGGGTGGCCCTGGGCGGGCGGGACATCGATCGCTGGATCGCGGCCCACCTCTGCCCGGAGGGGCCCGTCGACGGCGCCCTGCTCCAGCTCGCCGAGCGGATTAAGTGCCAGCTCAGCGAGGCCCCCGAGGCCCGCCAGATCCAGGCGATGGCCGGTTCCTTCCGCGAGCTGACCCTGACCCGGCCCGCCTTCGAGCGGCTGCTGGAGGAACGCGGGCTGCTGCAGCTGCTCGACGGCCTGCTGGAGGCGGTCCTGGCGGCCGCCCGCCGGGAGGGGCTGGGGCTGGGGGCCATCGACGCCGTGCTGCCGGTGGGGGGCAGCAGCCGGATTCCCCTCATCCGTCACTGGCTCGAGGTCCGCTGCCCCGGCGTGCCCCTGCGGGGCGAGCGGCCCGTGGAGGCCGTGGCCCTGGGGGCCCTGGCCCTCACCCCCGGGGTCCGTGTCCGGGACGTGCTGGCCCGTGGCGTCTCCCTGCGCTGCTGGGACCGGCGCAGTGGTGCCCACCGCTGGCATCCCCTGTTCGTGGCCGGCCAGAGCTGGCCCACCGAGCAGCCCCTGGAGCTGGTGCTGGCCTGCAGCCAGGACGGCCAGGAGGAGCTGGAGCTGGTGCTGGGGGAGCCGCTGCCCGAGGAGCGGGCCGAAGTGGTCTTCGAGGCTGGGCTGCCGGTGCTGCGCGAGCGGCCGGCGGGGGCGGCCCCGGTGCGGCCCTGGTCCGCGTCGCCGCTCACCATCCCCCTGGACTCCCCCGGTCAGCGCGGCGTCGACCGGCTGCGGCTGAGGTTCTCCATCGATGCCCAGGCCCGGCTCCTGGTGACCTGGGACGACCTGGAGGCCGCCGCTGACGGCGGCCGAAGCGAGCCGCGCCCCCTGGGTCCGGTGCGCTGA